In Deltaproteobacteria bacterium, one DNA window encodes the following:
- a CDS encoding type II toxin-antitoxin system VapC family toxin, which translates to MREKAPLLFDSHALLKLFQGEAGHEKVARMLTQAMRLGTPIYLNAINLGEIVYSTKRAFGDQKKIEILAHVERLGFRILPVPNDLIFRAAEYKASFSMSFADCFALASAVEHGAVLVTGDPEFRAVEHLVKIAWV; encoded by the coding sequence TTGAGGGAGAAGGCCCCCCTCCTGTTCGACAGCCACGCTCTCCTGAAGCTGTTCCAGGGGGAAGCGGGGCACGAGAAGGTCGCTCGCATGCTCACCCAGGCGATGCGGTTGGGCACACCGATATACCTGAACGCGATCAACCTCGGCGAGATCGTCTACTCGACGAAGCGCGCTTTCGGGGACCAGAAGAAGATCGAGATCCTCGCGCACGTCGAGCGGCTTGGATTCCGCATCCTTCCGGTGCCGAACGACCTGATCTTCCGCGCGGCCGAGTACAAGGCGTCATTCAGCATGTCATTCGCCGACTGTTTCGCCCTGGCATCCGCGGTGGAGCACGGGGCGGTCCTTGTGACCGGAGATCCCGAGTTCCGGGCGGTCGAGCACCTCGTCAAGATCGCGTGGGTGTAG